A single window of Populus nigra chromosome 17, ddPopNigr1.1, whole genome shotgun sequence DNA harbors:
- the LOC133676744 gene encoding abscisic acid receptor PYL4 — MPANPPRSSLLIHRINNTTSNTTLNTTNTTTATSCQKRWSPLPCDATPVPETVSRYHTHAVGPNQCCSAVVQQIAAPISTVWSVVRRFDNPQAYKHFVKSCHVILGDGDVGTLREIHVISGLPAAHSTERLEILDDERHVISFSVVGGDHRLANYKSVTTLHSSPSGNGTVVMESYAVDIPPGNTKEDTCVFVDTIVRCNLQSLAQIAENSNRRNNKSSSA, encoded by the coding sequence atgCCTGCTAATCCTCCGAGGTCATCCCTTTTAATCCATAGAATCAACAACACCACAAGTAACACGACCCTAAACACCACCAACACAACCACCGCAACTTCATGCCAAAAACGGTGGTCCCCTCTACCATGCGACGCCACCCCAGTTCCAGAGACCGTCTCACGCTACCACACCCACGCTGTAGGCCCCAACCAGTGCTGCTCTGCGGTGGTACAACAGATCGCTGCCCCAATCTCCACCGTATGGTCTGTCGTTCGCCGGTTCGACAACCCACAAGCTTATAAACATTTCGTCAAGAGCTGCCACGTTATCCTCGGAGACGGTGACGTGGGCACTCTCCGTGAAATCCACGTTATCTCGGGCCTCCCAGCTGCTCACAGCACCGAACGCCTCGAGATCCTCGACGATGAACGGCATGTCATCAGTTTTAGTGTTGTTGGTGGGGACCATAGGCTTGCGAATTACAAGTCGGTTACAACTCTCCATTCGTCCCCCTCGGGGAACGGCACCGTCGTCATGGAGTCTTACGCGGTCGATATTCCTCCTGGAAATACTAAAGAGGACACGTGTGTGTTCGTGGATACCATAGTTCGGTGCAACCTGCAGTCACTGGCACAGATCGCCGAGAACTCGAATAGACGCAATAATAAATCATCATCAGCGTga